One Alphaproteobacteria bacterium LSUCC0396 genomic region harbors:
- a CDS encoding lysophospholipid acyltransferase family protein, with product MYFDYVKDDLPPENFWSDALRRLNISIDLTRSNTDGIPASIPATGRVLAIANHPYGVIDGLALCALMADVRQDYKIITHRVLRQAPAVMDKILPVDFDETEAALASNLKTRADATKHMKNGGAVIIFPAGAISLAPNFVGNAIDTDWKTFAAKLAQVPDTTTIPFYFDGRNSLLYQMARRISVTLGYSLMFREICKKMGHSISLHMRQPIHASTLSQFGSRTEVTEYLRRCTYGSDNIQR from the coding sequence TTGTACTTTGATTATGTTAAAGACGATTTACCACCCGAGAATTTCTGGTCTGATGCGCTCCGACGGCTGAATATTTCAATTGATCTGACACGCAGCAATACCGACGGCATTCCCGCCTCGATTCCGGCTACAGGCCGGGTTCTGGCGATTGCCAACCATCCATATGGGGTGATCGATGGTTTGGCGTTATGCGCACTAATGGCTGATGTGCGGCAGGATTATAAGATCATCACACATCGGGTTTTGCGCCAGGCACCTGCAGTTATGGACAAGATTTTGCCGGTTGATTTTGATGAAACCGAAGCCGCACTTGCCAGTAATTTGAAAACCCGTGCCGACGCTACTAAACACATGAAAAATGGAGGCGCGGTGATTATTTTTCCAGCCGGAGCAATTTCTCTAGCGCCCAACTTTGTTGGCAACGCTATCGACACCGACTGGAAAACTTTTGCGGCAAAGCTGGCGCAAGTTCCCGATACAACGACGATCCCGTTTTATTTTGATGGACGAAATTCACTATTATACCAGATGGCGCGCAGGATTAGTGTCACATTGGGCTATTCACTAATGTTCCGTGAAATCTGTAAAAAAATGGGACACTCAATCTCCCTACATATGCGCCAGCCAATTCATGCCAGCACATTATCGCAGTTTGGCTCCCGCACCGAAGTAACTGAGTATTTGCGCCGCTGCACATATGGCAGTGATAATATTCAGCGATAA